The following are encoded together in the Malaya genurostris strain Urasoe2022 chromosome 3, Malgen_1.1, whole genome shotgun sequence genome:
- the LOC131434310 gene encoding uncharacterized protein LOC131434310 — protein sequence MREKKFTLAHHKTEVVMISNRKVVQQLKITVGEHIVNSKREVKHLGVMIDDRLSFNGHVDYVCEKAARSIKALIRITPNNSVINSSKKRLLASVTTSIMRYGGSAWASALKTKRNQKCPRG from the coding sequence ATGCGAGAGAAAAAGTTCACGTTAGCGCACCATAAAACCGAAGTGGTGATGATTAGCAACCGGAAAGTTGTACAACAACTGAAAATTACGGTCGGGGAACATATTGTCAACTCAAAGCGTGAGGTAAAGCATCTAGGGGTGATGATTGACGACCGGCTGAGCTTCAACGGGCACGTAGATTATGTGTGCGAGAAGGCGGCGAGATCGATCAAAGCTTTGATTAGAATCACGCCAAACAACTCGGTGATAAACAGCAGTAAGAAGAGGCTCCTGGCCAGTGTGACTACGTCAATAATGAGATATGGCGGATCAGCCTGGGCGTCGGCGCTCAAGACAAAAAGAAACCAGAAGTGTCCACGTGGCTAG